Proteins found in one Elephas maximus indicus isolate mEleMax1 chromosome 11, mEleMax1 primary haplotype, whole genome shotgun sequence genomic segment:
- the FXYD7 gene encoding FXYD domain-containing ion transport regulator 7 isoform X1, translating into MVTPTQAPTKAPQEPDPFFYDYDTVQTVGMTLATILFLLGIIIIISKKVKCRKADSRSESPTCKSCKSELPSSAPGGGGV; encoded by the exons ATGGTGACCCCGACCCAGGCCCCCACAAAGG CTCCTCAGGAACCTGACCCATTTTTCTATG ACTACGACACTGTACAGACCGTGGGCATGACTCTGGCTACCATATTGTTCTTGCTgggtatcatcatcatcatca GCAAGAAGGTGAAGTGCAGAAAGGCGGACTCCAGGTCTGAGAG CCCAACGTGCAAATCCTGTAAGTCGGAGCTTCCCTCCTCAG
- the FXYD1 gene encoding phospholemman — protein MTSLSHILVLCVGLLAMAKAEVSQEHDPFTYDYQSLRIGGLVIAGVLFILGILIVLSRRCRCKFNQQQRTGEPDEEEGTFRSSIRRLSSRRR, from the exons ATGACATCTCTCAGCCACATCTTGGTTCTCTGTGTGGGTCTCCTCGCCATGGCCAAAGCAG AAGTTTCCCAGGAACACGATCCATTTACCTATG ACTACCAATCTCTGCGGATTGGAGGCCTCGTCATCGCAGGGGTCCTCTTCATCCTGGGCATCCTCATCGTCCTCA GCAGAAGATGCCGGTGCAAATTCAACCAGCAGCAGAG GACCGGGGAACCTGATGAGGAGGAGGGAACTTTCCGCAGCTCGATCCGCC GTCTGTCTAGCCGCAGGCGGTAG
- the FXYD7 gene encoding FXYD domain-containing ion transport regulator 7 isoform X2, with the protein MVTPTQAPTKAPQEPDPFFYDYDTVQTVGMTLATILFLLGIIIIISKKVKCRKADSSPTCKSCKSELPSSAPGGGGV; encoded by the exons ATGGTGACCCCGACCCAGGCCCCCACAAAGG CTCCTCAGGAACCTGACCCATTTTTCTATG ACTACGACACTGTACAGACCGTGGGCATGACTCTGGCTACCATATTGTTCTTGCTgggtatcatcatcatcatca GCAAGAAGGTGAAGTGCAGAAAGGCGGACTCCAG CCCAACGTGCAAATCCTGTAAGTCGGAGCTTCCCTCCTCAG